From one Flavobacteriales bacterium genomic stretch:
- a CDS encoding nucleoside deaminase, with amino-acid sequence MMLDLGDEHFMRQALKEAEQAFKQDEVPIGAVIVGGGRIVARAHNLTQNLNDVTAHAEMQAITSASEAIGGKYLTDCAVYVTVEPCPMCAAALRWAQAGRIVFGAFDEKSGYRRIGGVLLHPKTQVTGGVLEPECADLMTAFFKKKRTL; translated from the coding sequence ATGATGCTCGACCTCGGAGATGAGCATTTCATGCGCCAAGCGCTGAAAGAAGCAGAACAGGCCTTCAAGCAGGATGAGGTGCCCATCGGCGCAGTGATCGTGGGCGGCGGGCGCATAGTTGCGCGCGCGCATAACCTCACCCAGAATCTGAACGATGTGACAGCACATGCCGAGATGCAGGCCATCACTTCCGCTTCGGAGGCCATCGGAGGCAAGTACCTCACCGACTGCGCCGTGTACGTCACGGTGGAACCCTGCCCCATGTGCGCTGCCGCGCTGCGCTGGGCGCAAGCAGGCCGCATCGTCTTCGGCGCATTCGATGAGAAGAGCGGTTATCGGCGCATCGGCGGCGTGCTGCTGCATCCGAAGACGCAGGTCACTGGCGGCGTGCTCGAGCCCGAATGCGCCGATCTGATGACCGCATTCTTCAAGAAGAAGCGTACGCTGTGA
- a CDS encoding uridine kinase, whose protein sequence is MQRAAYLVGIAGGSGSGKTSLVRALREALPTGMSCTVSQDDYYHPKEQQAIDPNGRINFDLPTAVDLDSLAQDLRTLVSGVPILRKEYTFNTEGKEPEMIELKPAPIILVEGLFVLHHQPVRDLFDLRVFIDASEASQLERRLKRDARERGYGEADVRYQWENHVLPAYREFLLPYRHLCDLHVVNELGFERAARVLRDHLLNAARQTEPAVQL, encoded by the coding sequence ATGCAGCGCGCAGCCTACCTCGTGGGTATTGCCGGAGGGAGCGGATCAGGCAAGACCAGCCTGGTGCGCGCGCTGCGCGAAGCCCTCCCGACCGGCATGAGCTGCACCGTTTCGCAGGACGACTACTACCATCCGAAGGAGCAACAGGCCATCGACCCCAATGGCCGCATCAATTTCGACCTGCCAACGGCGGTTGACCTCGACAGCCTCGCGCAGGACTTGCGAACGCTGGTTTCCGGGGTGCCTATCCTGCGGAAGGAATACACCTTCAATACCGAAGGGAAGGAGCCGGAGATGATCGAGTTGAAGCCCGCGCCCATCATCCTCGTTGAAGGCTTGTTCGTGCTGCACCATCAGCCGGTGCGCGACCTCTTCGACCTGCGCGTGTTCATCGATGCCAGCGAGGCCAGCCAGCTGGAGCGCCGCCTGAAGCGCGATGCCCGAGAGCGCGGCTACGGCGAGGCCGATGTGCGCTATCAATGGGAGAACCATGTGCTGCCGGCCTATCGCGAGTTCCTGCTGCCCTACCGCCACCTCTGCGACCTGCACGTGGTGAACGAGCTGGGTTTCGAGCGTGCCGCGCGCGTGCTGCGCGATCACCTGCTGAACGCCGCTCGGCAAACCGAGCCAGCAGTTCAGCTCTGA
- the gmk gene encoding guanylate kinase, giving the protein MKGKAIIVSAPSGAGKTTIVRHLMDRGLGLAFSVSATTRPMRSSEREGHDYWFLLEEEFKRRIAAGDFVEWEEVYPGRFYGTLREEVLRIQGEGRYPVFDVDVEGGLNLKKEFDDDALALFIAPPSLQALEQRLNARGTETPESLAKRVGKAAHELTYAPRFDRTVVNDDLNGACAEAEALVRQFLAA; this is encoded by the coding sequence ATGAAGGGCAAAGCCATCATCGTATCGGCCCCATCGGGCGCAGGAAAAACGACCATTGTGCGGCACCTGATGGATCGTGGGTTAGGGCTCGCTTTCAGCGTGAGCGCCACCACACGGCCCATGCGCTCCAGCGAGCGCGAAGGCCACGATTACTGGTTCCTCTTGGAAGAGGAATTCAAGCGCCGTATCGCCGCAGGCGACTTCGTGGAATGGGAGGAGGTTTACCCCGGTCGCTTCTATGGCACCTTGCGCGAAGAGGTGCTACGGATCCAAGGCGAAGGGAGGTATCCGGTTTTCGATGTGGATGTGGAGGGCGGGCTCAACCTGAAGAAGGAATTCGACGATGATGCGCTCGCGCTGTTCATCGCACCGCCATCGCTGCAAGCCTTGGAGCAGCGCTTGAATGCGCGTGGCACCGAAACGCCGGAGAGCCTCGCGAAACGCGTGGGCAAAGCCGCGCACGAACTCACCTACGCGCCGCGCTTCGACCGCACGGTGGTGAACGACGACCTGAATGGCGCTTGCGCTGAGGCCGAGGCGCTCGTGCGTCAATTCCTGGCGGCATGA
- a CDS encoding flippase-like domain-containing protein, whose amino-acid sequence MDSTAPNSSEQQFRSTFRLRRVLIPILIGIVAAGWLLWRDLAKERYELVGQGTGNHTWIDANGNGIVDVGDAAEFTPVGEGLGDYRRMTARETLGSINWTWHSTWWIVLAVVATAFRDLGYIYRIRVLSDGHLSWRQSFNVTFLWEFASALTPSVVGGSGVAMFIIGREGIALGRATAIVLVTALMDELFYVVMVPIVFFGVGMQHLFPEELDNAFWGLPVQTIFWIGYCFILLLVAIIFYSVFFRPRAFKWLLLRVFKLPFLRRWRPQVVKVGDDIEVTGIELRGKPKRFWAKAFGATCFSWASRFLVINLIAAAFFAVDDHLLLYARQLIMWVILLISPTPGSSGVAEIAFAGFFRDLLPAVGLIGAIAILWRLLSYYIYLFMGMVVLPRWWRKTSSNG is encoded by the coding sequence ATGGACAGCACAGCACCGAATTCCAGTGAGCAGCAGTTCCGGAGCACCTTCCGGCTGCGCCGCGTGCTCATCCCCATCCTCATCGGAATCGTTGCGGCGGGCTGGCTCTTATGGCGCGATCTGGCCAAGGAGCGCTACGAGCTCGTGGGCCAGGGCACGGGCAACCACACGTGGATCGATGCCAACGGTAATGGCATCGTGGATGTGGGCGATGCGGCGGAGTTCACGCCGGTAGGCGAAGGGCTCGGCGACTACCGGCGCATGACCGCCCGTGAGACGCTTGGCAGCATCAACTGGACCTGGCATAGCACCTGGTGGATCGTGCTCGCCGTGGTGGCCACCGCCTTCCGCGACCTCGGGTACATCTACCGCATCCGCGTGCTCAGCGATGGCCACCTCAGTTGGCGCCAGAGCTTCAATGTCACCTTTCTCTGGGAATTCGCATCGGCGCTCACGCCCTCGGTGGTGGGCGGTAGCGGCGTGGCCATGTTCATCATCGGGCGCGAAGGCATCGCACTGGGCCGCGCCACAGCCATCGTGCTCGTCACCGCACTAATGGACGAACTCTTCTATGTGGTGATGGTGCCGATCGTGTTCTTCGGCGTGGGCATGCAGCACCTCTTCCCTGAGGAACTCGACAACGCCTTCTGGGGCCTGCCCGTTCAAACCATCTTCTGGATCGGCTACTGCTTCATCCTTTTACTGGTGGCCATCATCTTCTACAGCGTCTTCTTCCGTCCGCGCGCGTTCAAATGGTTGCTGTTGAGGGTCTTCAAGCTGCCCTTCCTGCGCCGGTGGCGGCCGCAAGTGGTGAAGGTGGGCGACGACATCGAGGTCACGGGCATCGAGCTGCGAGGTAAGCCCAAGCGATTCTGGGCGAAGGCCTTCGGTGCCACTTGCTTCTCATGGGCGAGCCGCTTCCTGGTCATCAACCTCATCGCAGCGGCCTTCTTCGCAGTGGACGATCACCTGCTCTTGTACGCGCGCCAATTGATCATGTGGGTGATCCTGCTCATCAGCCCCACGCCCGGCAGTAGCGGGGTGGCCGAGATCGCCTTCGCAGGCTTCTTCCGCGACCTGCTGCCTGCGGTGGGCCTGATCGGAGCCATAGCGATCCTGTGGCGGCTGCTCAGCTATTACATCTACCTCTTCATGGGCATGGTGGTGCTGCCACGCTGGTGGCGGAAAACCTCGAGCAACGGCTAG
- a CDS encoding T9SS type A sorting domain-containing protein yields the protein MKKPYSICLMAIAIQIAMPQQVSAQTPTWSDDVACIVYSHCAPCHHDGGPAHFSLMSYADGYWWRNEMRDATQARLMPPWPADEEYRPLAHERLLTQDEIDIIAAWVDGNAPEGNAQSAPAPPVFSNEPVISNPDITAIMDEYAIPSSTADLYRCFVLNINNPSDSWITALEVVPGNREMVHHVLVFQDASGQAQILDAQDPAPGYTSFGGIGVAGADLIGVWVPGSEPFYTPPGMGIKLLANADIVIQVHYPATTDVEIDSTRVNIELGTAPFMRELAIDAILNHDNMTNGPLVIPANQVLTFNQQYTVPVNATITAIGPHGHLICRSLKSWAVKPGGELVPLIDIPQWDFRWQDIYAFRNPIYLPAGTVLHSEGVYDNTSANPSNPSSPPQLVTAGEATTDEMFLFFFAWTLGLPSDESIVIDNGAHAAHHLDCETSFSVGVEDVSAVPIRIMPNPAAERITISGAAGSAMRMFDAAGRVVHTASITMEEASIDVAALRRGAYIVELLHRDGLKQRATVVLE from the coding sequence ATGAAGAAGCCCTACTCCATTTGCTTGATGGCCATTGCCATTCAGATCGCCATGCCGCAGCAGGTAAGCGCACAAACGCCCACTTGGAGCGATGACGTGGCCTGCATCGTTTACTCCCACTGCGCCCCATGCCACCACGACGGGGGTCCGGCGCACTTCAGCCTTATGAGCTACGCGGATGGCTATTGGTGGCGCAATGAGATGCGCGATGCCACGCAGGCCAGGCTGATGCCTCCCTGGCCTGCGGACGAGGAGTATCGACCGCTGGCGCATGAGCGGCTGCTCACGCAGGATGAGATCGACATCATAGCCGCATGGGTGGATGGTAACGCACCGGAAGGCAATGCGCAGAGCGCTCCCGCGCCGCCGGTGTTCTCCAACGAACCCGTGATCTCGAACCCCGATATCACCGCCATCATGGATGAGTACGCGATCCCCTCCTCCACGGCCGACCTCTACCGTTGCTTCGTGCTGAACATCAACAACCCATCAGACTCGTGGATAACGGCTCTCGAGGTGGTTCCCGGGAACCGCGAGATGGTTCACCATGTGCTCGTGTTCCAGGACGCCTCCGGACAGGCGCAGATCCTCGACGCGCAGGACCCCGCGCCGGGCTACACCAGCTTTGGGGGCATCGGCGTCGCCGGGGCGGACCTCATCGGGGTCTGGGTGCCGGGATCGGAGCCCTTCTACACGCCTCCGGGCATGGGAATCAAATTGCTGGCGAACGCCGACATCGTGATACAGGTGCACTACCCGGCCACGACCGACGTGGAGATCGACAGCACGCGTGTGAACATCGAGCTGGGAACGGCTCCCTTCATGCGCGAGCTCGCAATCGATGCGATCCTTAACCACGATAACATGACCAATGGTCCGCTGGTGATCCCCGCCAACCAGGTTCTCACCTTCAATCAGCAGTACACCGTGCCTGTGAACGCCACGATCACGGCCATCGGGCCCCATGGCCATCTGATCTGCCGCAGCCTGAAGAGCTGGGCTGTGAAGCCAGGAGGCGAATTGGTTCCGTTGATCGACATCCCGCAATGGGATTTCCGTTGGCAGGATATCTATGCCTTCCGCAACCCCATCTATCTGCCGGCCGGCACGGTGCTCCATAGCGAAGGCGTTTACGACAATACCAGCGCCAATCCGAGCAACCCGAGCAGCCCTCCACAACTGGTGACCGCTGGCGAGGCCACCACGGACGAGATGTTCCTCTTCTTCTTCGCCTGGACCTTGGGGCTGCCAAGCGACGAATCAATCGTGATCGACAATGGCGCGCATGCCGCCCACCATCTGGATTGCGAGACGAGCTTCTCGGTTGGTGTGGAGGATGTGAGCGCGGTGCCAATCCGGATCATGCCCAATCCAGCTGCTGAGCGGATCACCATTTCAGGCGCCGCAGGTTCAGCGATGCGCATGTTCGATGCTGCTGGTCGCGTGGTACACACGGCATCAATCACGATGGAGGAAGCGTCAATTGACGTTGCCGCATTGAGGCGCGGGGCCTACATCGTTGAATTGTTGCATCGTGATGGATTGAAACAGCGCGCCACTGTGGTGCTGGAATGA
- the nadD gene encoding nicotinate (nicotinamide) nucleotide adenylyltransferase — protein sequence MRIGLLFGTFDPPHSAHVNVAEHMLRTQGLDEVWLVVTPLNPFKRHQPINADHHRVVMSRMAIAGRTGIAVCDFELGQPTPSYTVDTLRAMREHWPEHRFVLIIGSDNLASLSRWKDPEGILAHHDLLVYPRPGSDLHEAMSAFQGHPRITALHDAPVMDTSSTRMREELSAGRIPVGTLAPAVLGYIREHRLYQS from the coding sequence ATGAGGATCGGCCTGCTCTTCGGCACCTTCGACCCGCCGCACAGCGCGCATGTGAACGTGGCTGAGCACATGCTACGCACGCAGGGGCTCGATGAGGTCTGGCTGGTGGTCACCCCGCTCAATCCCTTCAAGCGGCACCAGCCCATCAATGCGGATCACCATCGCGTAGTCATGTCGCGAATGGCCATCGCAGGGCGAACCGGCATCGCGGTATGCGATTTCGAGCTGGGCCAGCCCACGCCGAGCTATACGGTGGACACCCTGAGGGCCATGCGCGAGCATTGGCCCGAGCACCGGTTCGTGCTGATCATCGGGAGCGACAACCTCGCGAGCCTGAGCCGATGGAAGGACCCGGAAGGAATCCTCGCGCACCACGACCTGCTCGTTTACCCAAGACCCGGCTCCGACCTGCATGAAGCGATGTCAGCGTTCCAAGGCCATCCGCGCATCACAGCGCTGCACGATGCGCCCGTGATGGACACCTCTTCGACCCGCATGCGCGAAGAACTCTCCGCTGGCCGGATCCCGGTGGGCACATTGGCGCCGGCTGTGCTCGGCTACATCCGCGAGCATCGCCTCTATCAGAGCTGA
- the purQ gene encoding phosphoribosylformylglycinamidine synthase subunit PurQ, translating into MKFGVVTFPGSNCDEDMIHVLETHFQQPVERLWHKEHDLKGVDMVVLPGGFSYGDYLRSGAIARFSPIMQEVAAHAKKGGLVFGVCNGFQVLCEAGLVPGALLHNAGQKFISKNVFIRRGTNDTALTNAVPDKALKIPIAHGEGRYHADADTLKALKDSDRILFRYCDEQGKATEEANPNGSKDNIAGVCNKGRNVFGMMPHPERACDERLGNTDGRSLFDSLLKMVV; encoded by the coding sequence ATGAAATTCGGCGTCGTCACCTTCCCTGGCAGCAATTGCGATGAGGACATGATCCACGTCTTGGAGACGCACTTCCAGCAGCCCGTGGAGCGCCTCTGGCACAAGGAGCATGACCTCAAGGGCGTGGACATGGTGGTGCTGCCCGGCGGATTCAGCTACGGCGATTACCTGCGCAGCGGCGCCATCGCGCGCTTCTCGCCCATCATGCAGGAAGTGGCGGCGCATGCGAAGAAGGGCGGTTTGGTCTTCGGTGTCTGCAACGGTTTCCAAGTGCTCTGCGAAGCGGGCCTCGTTCCCGGCGCCTTGCTGCACAATGCCGGACAGAAATTCATCTCGAAGAACGTCTTCATCCGTCGCGGCACGAACGATACCGCGCTCACGAACGCTGTGCCCGATAAGGCGCTGAAGATCCCCATCGCGCATGGCGAAGGCCGCTACCACGCCGATGCCGATACGCTGAAGGCCCTGAAGGACAGCGACCGCATCCTCTTCCGCTACTGCGACGAGCAGGGTAAGGCGACGGAGGAGGCCAACCCCAACGGTAGCAAGGACAACATCGCAGGGGTGTGCAACAAGGGCCGGAATGTCTTCGGCATGATGCCGCACCCGGAACGCGCCTGCGATGAGCGGCTGGGGAATACGGATGGAAGGAGCTTGTTCGATTCGCTGTTGAAGATGGTGGTGTGA
- a CDS encoding DMT family transporter, whose translation MDRRARAHLALFLVNAVYGVNYVVAKGLMPEVIGASGFILLRVIGAAALFWLLRFSRPERVAWSDAGRLLLCAVFGVALNQLIFFHGLMRTSPINASIIMVATPILVLVLSGVLIGERITRVKLLGVLLGAAGALSLILLKPKGGATGATMLGDAFILINAISYGFYLVLVKPLMRKYTAVTVMAWCFLIGLVMVLPFGVSEFSAVEWSALSTPVILSMAFVVVMVTFVAYLLNTWALGVVSPSVVGIYVYMQPVLAAVITWLFMCIGADRIGIPGEYDASIGWQQGLCAALIFTGVHLVSRADRVK comes from the coding sequence ATGGACCGCCGCGCACGTGCCCACCTCGCGCTCTTCTTGGTGAATGCCGTCTACGGGGTCAACTACGTGGTGGCCAAGGGGCTCATGCCGGAGGTGATCGGCGCCAGCGGCTTCATCCTGCTGCGCGTGATCGGGGCCGCGGCGCTCTTCTGGCTGTTGCGTTTCTCGCGTCCGGAGCGTGTGGCGTGGTCCGATGCCGGGCGCCTGCTCTTGTGCGCGGTCTTCGGCGTCGCGCTCAACCAGCTCATTTTCTTCCATGGCCTCATGCGCACCTCGCCGATCAACGCGAGCATCATCATGGTGGCGACGCCCATCCTGGTGCTCGTGCTCAGCGGCGTGCTCATCGGCGAACGCATCACGCGGGTGAAGCTCCTCGGAGTTTTGCTCGGTGCGGCGGGAGCGCTCTCACTCATCCTGCTCAAACCGAAAGGAGGCGCAACGGGCGCCACCATGCTCGGCGACGCATTCATCCTGATCAACGCCATCAGCTACGGCTTTTACCTGGTGCTGGTGAAGCCGCTCATGCGCAAGTACACGGCGGTCACGGTGATGGCGTGGTGCTTCTTGATCGGCTTAGTGATGGTACTGCCGTTCGGGGTGAGCGAGTTCTCAGCGGTGGAATGGTCAGCGCTCAGCACCCCCGTGATCCTGTCCATGGCCTTCGTGGTGGTCATGGTCACCTTCGTGGCCTACTTGCTGAACACCTGGGCGCTGGGCGTTGTGAGCCCGAGCGTGGTGGGCATCTACGTCTATATGCAACCGGTGCTCGCAGCCGTGATCACCTGGCTCTTCATGTGCATCGGGGCGGATCGCATCGGCATACCCGGCGAATACGACGCTTCCATCGGATGGCAACAGGGCTTATGCGCAGCGCTGATCTTCACGGGCGTGCATCTGGTGAGCCGTGCCGATCGGGTGAAGTAG
- the recJ gene encoding single-stranded-DNA-specific exonuclease RecJ — translation MPNPTKRWRLKPEPDAKAVAGLTYERCPASAATLLAQRGIADKRMASHFFRPMLTDLHDPFLMAGMQAAVERIERALGENERIMVYGDYDVDGTTAVALVFGFLARFTGNLSFYIPDRYSEGYGVSFQGIDKAAEEGAALIIALDCGIKANDKVDYATERGIDFIICDHHLPGAELPKAVAVLDPKRPDCPYPFKELSGCGIGFKLMQGFAKRNGIPFDDLESLIDLVAISTACDIVPVTGENRILCHHGLKQINDQPRHGVRAIMGMAGVKKRLGVGDLVFAIGPRINAAGRIEHGRQAVELLLAHDEKHAAAAAALVDGNNSQRQELDRSITEEALACFTNDEWLRDAWSTVVFSESWHKGVVGIVASRLVERHYRPTVVLTESNGKAVGSARSVRGFDVYEAVSACSDLLEQFGGHMYAAGLTMPLENVRAFRERFDAAVRQMIKPEQRVPEEDVDLELRLDAIDDGLLRVIRHMAPYGPGNMRPVFLGRGVVDTGSARLVGEHHLKMRLTHPDDTRRSFDAIAFKQAHWLDLVKSGQPFSVLYAIEDHEWQGRVSTQLNIKDIKPGTEGVLVGEEFPVHAGMEELNR, via the coding sequence ATGCCGAACCCGACGAAGCGCTGGCGCCTGAAGCCCGAGCCCGACGCCAAGGCCGTGGCGGGCCTCACCTACGAGCGCTGCCCGGCGAGCGCTGCAACGCTCTTGGCCCAGCGCGGCATAGCCGATAAGCGGATGGCCTCGCACTTCTTCCGGCCCATGCTCACCGACCTGCACGACCCCTTCTTGATGGCCGGCATGCAGGCAGCCGTGGAGCGCATCGAGCGCGCACTGGGCGAGAACGAGCGCATCATGGTCTATGGCGATTACGACGTGGACGGGACCACGGCCGTAGCGCTCGTATTCGGATTCCTCGCGCGCTTCACGGGAAACCTCAGCTTCTACATCCCCGATCGCTACTCGGAAGGGTACGGGGTCTCCTTCCAAGGCATCGATAAGGCCGCTGAGGAAGGGGCCGCGCTCATCATCGCACTCGACTGCGGCATCAAGGCCAACGACAAAGTGGACTATGCTACTGAGCGTGGCATCGATTTCATCATCTGCGATCACCACCTGCCAGGGGCCGAATTACCGAAAGCGGTGGCCGTGCTCGACCCCAAGCGGCCCGATTGCCCCTATCCCTTCAAGGAACTTAGCGGCTGCGGCATCGGCTTCAAGCTGATGCAGGGCTTCGCGAAGCGCAACGGCATCCCCTTCGACGACTTGGAATCGTTGATCGACCTGGTGGCGATCAGCACGGCGTGCGACATCGTGCCGGTAACAGGCGAGAACCGGATCCTTTGCCATCACGGCTTGAAGCAGATCAACGATCAGCCGCGCCACGGCGTGCGCGCCATCATGGGCATGGCGGGCGTGAAGAAGCGCCTCGGCGTGGGCGATCTGGTCTTCGCCATCGGACCGCGGATCAATGCTGCCGGCCGCATCGAGCACGGGCGGCAGGCCGTGGAGCTGCTCCTCGCACACGACGAGAAGCACGCGGCCGCGGCAGCAGCACTGGTCGATGGCAACAACAGCCAACGGCAGGAGCTGGACCGAAGCATCACGGAGGAAGCATTGGCTTGCTTCACCAACGACGAATGGCTGCGCGATGCGTGGAGCACCGTGGTGTTCAGCGAGAGCTGGCACAAGGGCGTGGTGGGAATCGTGGCCTCACGCTTGGTGGAGCGGCATTACCGTCCGACGGTGGTGCTCACCGAAAGCAACGGGAAGGCCGTGGGCAGCGCCCGCAGCGTGCGCGGCTTCGACGTGTATGAAGCCGTCAGCGCATGCAGCGACCTGTTGGAGCAATTCGGCGGGCACATGTACGCCGCCGGCCTCACCATGCCGCTGGAGAACGTCCGGGCCTTCCGTGAGCGCTTCGATGCCGCTGTAAGACAAATGATCAAGCCGGAGCAGCGCGTACCCGAAGAGGACGTTGACCTGGAGCTGCGCCTTGATGCGATCGATGACGGGCTCCTGCGCGTGATCCGGCACATGGCTCCTTACGGACCCGGGAACATGCGACCCGTCTTCCTCGGACGCGGCGTGGTGGATACCGGCAGCGCGCGCCTCGTGGGCGAGCATCATCTGAAGATGCGCTTGACCCATCCCGATGATACCCGCCGATCCTTCGATGCCATCGCCTTCAAGCAAGCGCACTGGCTCGATCTCGTGAAGAGCGGACAGCCATTCAGCGTGCTCTACGCCATCGAAGATCACGAGTGGCAAGGACGCGTGAGCACGCAGCTCAACATCAAGGACATCAAACCAGGCACCGAAGGGGTGCTCGTCGGAGAGGAGTTCCCGGTGCACGCTGGGATGGAGGAATTGAACCGTTGA
- a CDS encoding YicC family protein, with the protein MLLSMTGFGRAEGVVKDRKVTVEIRALNSKQLDLLLKLPSIYRDREQELRQALGEELVRGKVDVFVSAESLHATKHTSFDRELIKAYYAELKAIRDEAAPEVSTDLFAQVLRLPDVSTTTSDRADNAEWTGVRALVADALRAFKAFRANEGAKLETELKQRAHGIVSLLEQVATLDAGRQDRTRERLRAKLADLKAEVDESRFEQELIYYLEKLDITEEKVRLSAHCGHFAETLALKEPQGRKLGFITQEMGREINTIGSKANDAAIARLVVQMKDELEKVKEQLLNVL; encoded by the coding sequence ATGCTCCTATCCATGACCGGCTTCGGCCGCGCCGAAGGCGTGGTGAAGGACCGCAAGGTCACCGTCGAGATCCGCGCATTGAATAGCAAGCAGCTCGACCTCTTGCTGAAGCTTCCGAGCATCTACCGCGATCGCGAGCAGGAGTTGCGGCAAGCGCTGGGCGAAGAGCTCGTCCGGGGCAAGGTGGATGTGTTCGTGAGCGCCGAATCGCTGCACGCCACCAAACACACCAGCTTCGACCGCGAGCTGATCAAGGCCTACTATGCTGAGTTGAAGGCCATCCGCGATGAGGCCGCTCCGGAAGTCAGCACCGACCTCTTCGCGCAAGTGCTGCGCCTGCCCGATGTGAGCACCACCACCAGCGATCGCGCCGATAATGCCGAATGGACTGGTGTGCGCGCACTCGTTGCTGACGCGCTCCGTGCTTTTAAGGCTTTTCGCGCAAACGAGGGCGCCAAGCTCGAAACAGAGCTGAAGCAGCGCGCGCATGGCATCGTCTCGCTGCTGGAGCAAGTGGCCACCCTCGATGCCGGTCGCCAGGACCGCACCCGTGAGCGCCTCCGTGCCAAGCTCGCCGACCTGAAAGCCGAGGTGGACGAATCGCGCTTCGAGCAGGAGCTGATCTACTACCTGGAGAAACTCGACATCACCGAGGAGAAGGTGCGCCTGAGCGCGCATTGCGGGCACTTCGCGGAGACCCTTGCGCTGAAGGAGCCGCAAGGGCGCAAGCTCGGCTTCATCACCCAGGAGATGGGACGCGAGATCAACACCATCGGCTCCAAGGCCAATGATGCCGCCATCGCACGGCTGGTGGTGCAGATGAAAGATGAATTGGAGAAGGTGAAGGAGCAATTGCTCAACGTGCTTTGA